Below is a window of Arthrobacter sp. SLBN-112 DNA.
GGGCTCGTGGCCCGGCGTGCCGAATTCGCCGCAGGCCTGGATACGGGCATGCTGGCCGTCTACGAAAAGACCCTCGCCAAGCGGGGCGTGGGCGCCGCGCGGTTGTTCCACGGGACGTCGGAGGCTTCGGGCATGAAGCTCAGCCCCGGCGACCTCGCAGCGATCAAGGCGGCCGCGGCGGATGAGATCGTGTTCTGCCCGGACTCCGGCGCCATCCTGGTCCGTTCGGACGAATGGTCCTGAACCGCCCGCGGGTCAGCCGGGCAGGATGATGTTCAGGGCATGGGGCTTGCGTGCCGTGCCCGGCACCAGCTCTGCGTCCCATTTTTCGCGCGCAACCTTCAGCAGGTCCGACGCCGCGGCCGGGGCCTTTCCGCGGCGTACCAGCAGGTGCCGCGCCAGTTCGCCCCGGGTGTGCTTGGCGAAATGGCTCACCACTTTCCGCACGCCGGCAGCCTCCGTGAACACATTCACCGTGACGGTCTGCTCCGGCGGCGCCGCCCACGCGGCCGCGTAGGTGCTGGAACGGCAGTCAACCACCAGGTGGTCCTCGGCGGCACGGCCCAGCGTGTCATCCAACTGTGCCTTCCAGAACGGAGCCAGCCGGCCGACGTCGGGCAATGCCGTCCCCATCGAAAGCCGGTAGGCGGGGACGCTGTCGCCA
It encodes the following:
- a CDS encoding peroxide stress protein YaaA, whose product is MLILLPPSEGKTPARRGSAVDWPSLSFPELNPSRAKVLEALGTVSAHQDALALLGVGASLRGDVERNTRLHVEPAAPAHSIYSGVLYDALGYRSLTPAQRRKADASVLVVSALWGALRFGDSVPAYRLSMGTALPDVGRLAPFWKAQLDDTLGRAAEDHLVVDCRSSTYAAAWAAPPEQTVTVNVFTEAAGVRKVVSHFAKHTRGELARHLLVRRGKAPAAASDLLKVAREKWDAELVPGTARKPHALNIILPG